The following nucleotide sequence is from Zea mays cultivar B73 chromosome 1, Zm-B73-REFERENCE-NAM-5.0, whole genome shotgun sequence.
TGCCAAGCAGCAGGCGTCGGAGCAATATAATATAATGCGTTTGCAATGGTGAGTGGTGAGTGAGTGACCGTACGTTGGTACGTACCGTGTGACGCCGCGGTACGCGGAGCTGCGCGGGGAGGGGCTCTCGCTCTTCCTCCGCGCCCGCTTCATCAGCTTCTTCGGCTTCCCGGTGGCTCCCGTGGCGGCGTTAGCATCATCCTCGTCGGTACCGCCGTTCTTGCGGGGCCTGGCCATTGCGGAGGAGAGGGATAGGGAGGCGTCGTCGCCTCGCGTCTAGGACGGGGTGAGCAGCGGCGATCCAACCAAGTGACTCGGCAAGGGCGCTAGCTGCCCAACAACAATGGAAAGCCGAGGGGGTTTTAAGGACTCCCACAGGCCACGGCCGAGCGATGGAGCGAGCACGCTGGACTTGACCGAAGGAGGAGGTCAAATCTTGAGTGCCCGCGGGCACGCTGCTGCTGGTCGTTACCGCGGGTCTACATTGGAAGGCACCACGGCTGACGGGAACATACTTCAAGACTTTAAGGAAAACTGGTCACAGAGCTGCTAAACAGTAAACACCCTAAATCGGAGGTACGAACTCCATACAAATTTTAGAATTGCAGTATATATTTTTGgagtatccttttgaagtttagaGCTATTTATCCCGCACTATCACTGATAATAAGAACGCAATCTAAAGTCTGCACTTGGAGTTTATTTAAAGTAGCGCGGCTCTAGAGTACCGATCCATACCAAATATACCTGCCTTATACAGTACTCGTTTCTGGACTTGAAAATGTGAAAGCTAGAGTTTCACGATTGGACGGCTGGTTCTAGTTTCGGCGCGAGACCGATTGCTATTGGTGCTGCTCGCGGACGGGGACGATCCAAGCGGAAGAGCTGCGTACGGACGGTGTGGGGACGGTCGCGTTTTCGGCGTGTTTGCTAGCAGACGCAAGTATTTTTTTTAAGAGAAAGGCAAAAGATTTGTCATTCCAATATATTAGAAGAGGTAAAAATAAACTTTACAAACAGACACAGCTCGAAAAACTTAACAATAAAGACCTAGATAGAACACTGACGCTTAAAGAAAATGACCAAAAAAAACCCCCCTACCGGGACTCCAGCCGCTACAGACGGGCTACACCTCCACCAATGAGCTCTTTCACCATCTGCACCATTTGCTCTGTCGTTCTCTGCTGACCCTTAAAGATTCTGTTGTTTCTTTCCAGCCATAAACTCCACCAGAAATATATTATGAGGCCATCAAAATGTTTTCTTGATTGCTTACTACAGAGCATCCTCAGTCTGAACCACCACTCGTGAAGAGATCCGGTTTTGGAAATACCATCCAGGAACCGCAAATCAGCCCAAGTCAGGATCATGGTCCATGCTTCCTCGGCGAAGGGGCAATCCTTACAAAGGTGAGCCGCTGTCTCCGGAGACACATTACAAAGCGAACAATTTTGGTTGCAAGGCCAACCCCGTTTTTGCAGATTGTCTGAAGTTAATATTTTGTTATGCAACAATGTCCAAGCAAAGAAACGACATTTTGGTTCAGTTTTGGCTTTCCAAATGGGATTGATGTGGGTTTTACAGAAGTTCGTTGTGAACTGAATTTTGTAGGCGCTACTTGAACTGTATTCCCCATCTGCTGACCATCTCCAAGAAATGGTGTCATCGAGTTCATTGAGACCTTGCACGCTGCTGATCGCTTGCCAAAGTAATACGAATTCTCTCACTTCCTCCTCCCGAGAGAAAGGCGCACAGAACTGCATCCAGAAATTGTTTCTAAGAGCCTTGAAGACCGAGATATTCTTTCTTCTTGCTTTCTTATATAGCTTAGGTGCAATATTCTTTGGAGCCTGCCCTTCAATCCAACTAGATCCCCAGAAGTCCGCCATTTTCCCATTACCAATAGTCACAACTGTTGATGCGTTAAAAAGATCTATATCCGCCTTGTCACACGGGAGCTGTATGCCAACCCATGCTTTATCTTTAACTTTCCACCTTAACCACAACCATCTTAGCCTAAGCGCTCTTGCAAAACGCTCCAGATCTAGAACTCCCGACCCCCCCTATTCTttggaaggcaagttgtggaccagtTAATCAAACAATGACCCCCATTACAAAATTATGGACTATTACCTTTCCAAAGGAAGCTTCTTCTTAACTTGTCAATTCTTTTAAGAAGCCATTTCTGCGCAGGAAAGACCGTCAGATGGTATAAAGGCTGAGCAGAAAGCACCGCTTTAACCAAGGTTTCCCTACCTGCCTTTGAGAGTAGTCTGCCTTTCCATCCTGCTAGTCTTTTATTAATTTTGTCAATTAGCGGTTGGACATCCATTCTCCTAACGTTTCTGACATGCAGAGGTAGACCAAGATACCTCCCCGGAAATTTTGAGTATTTGCCCGGGAACACATCCATCAGATCTGGCCAAAGAGTTTGGGAATATCAAATCGGGAAAATTTCAGTTTTATCAAAATTAATCTTCATCCCTGAACACCCTTCAAAAACTTCCAGAATCTTTTTCAAAACCTTCAGATCCTCTTTATCTGCTCTAACAAACACCCCTGCATCATCTGCATAAAGAGAACATCGTCGTTTAGCCTTATTTGGCAGAACCCGCCCCAGGAGCCCAGCATCTGCCGCCATCTCAATCATCCTCTGCAGAGGGTCCATTGCGAGAATAAACAAGAACGGCGATAGCGGATCACCCTGACGGACgccacacatgtgcttaattgcatTTGTTTGTTGACCGTTGATGATGATTTTTGAAGAGGAAGATCCTAATATTGTTGCGATCCAATTTCTCCATTTCTGGGAAAAACCTAGAGCTCTCAAAACCTCTAACAGATATGCCCAATTGATGGAATCAAAAGCTTTTGATATGTCAAGCTTGACAAAAAGAGCTGGCTGATTATTCTTATGAAGTTTCTGAATAACTTTTTGGACATAGAGAAAGTTATCGTGAATTGAACGTTTTTGAATGAACGCATTTTGAGCAGTGGAGACGATCTCATTCATTCTTGGCGCAAGCCTGTTTGCCAAAATCTTGGTTAATATTTTCATGAAGCTATTGATGAGACTGATTGGTCTAAACATGTCAATCCTGTCAGCACCCTCCCTTTTTTGTAAAAGCGTGATATTTGCCTCATTAACGAGATTCAGGTTTTTGCATCTATGGTGATAGAAATCATGAATTGCACTGGATAAATCATCTTTAATCAGATCAAAACAACTCTTATAAAAAATCCCTATGAAACCATCTGGACCTGGTGCCTTTTCGGAGTGCATCCCCATAACCACATTTTTAatctcatcttcattgaacaTAAGATCAAGATCTGATAATTCAAATGGACTATAGCCTATGTTATCCCACCGAACAGCTCTTTGTCTAGTACCCCTTCTGCCGATAACTTCAGAGAAATGATGATGGGCCTCATGCAGTTTCTCATCCTGACTGGTGAGCAGCCTATCCCCGCGAACCAGTGATCTGATGAAATTTTTCCTTCTTCTATGATTTGCCATGAGGTGGAAAAATTTTGTGTTTGCATCTCCCAGACGCAACCAGGTAATACTGCTGCATttttttcagagaacctgtatttGAACTCAGAATCTTTGGCTCAACGGATCACACTGGTTCTCTTGCGAGACTCAACAAATTTGAATCCGCTTCAGCTGTCACTTGACTTccagttattattattattatggtccGAAAGCAGCTCGTATCTGAATGTGACGACCGGTTTTAGTTCATGAGAACCCGTGATAATACGGACGGTTGACTGTGCGGTCTGCACACCAATGTGAGGTATACTTAAGGCTGACAATAGGCTGTAAAGtttgcactataagatttaaggatcgagTCGGGTTAGGATCGGACTTTATTTCTAGtcatttttgaactataatttatttagggccttGACATTTTGTGAAGAACCATTTGGATCACAATCCATTATCGTATACTGGCTTGTTCGGTGGCACAGAGATCAAAGAGGATTAAATCTATTTCTATTTgattttaattaagaaaatatttAATCACCTGCAATCTCTTTTAATCCCTTTCGAACTGAATAGCCCTCGTTGGTAACTTTATGGTTACCAACATTTTTTCCCCTCCATTCTAAGCTAAATACGCTAATGAATAATGCAGCGACCACTTTCCTTGGACAGCATGGGCACAACTTTATGTCAGAACAGAACCGATCAACCTCCAACAGATTTTTGCCGCCAAAGTTATAGTAACCAGTTGTGGTCAGTAGTaaaccaccccccccccccccccccccccctcccaacTGGCAACAGAAAATTTTAATTAGGTCTGCGGCGAGCCATGTTCTTTAACTCTGTATGGCGGCAGGAGCTACTCACTTAAGCCTGCAGATTTTGACCTCAAAGCAGAGCAGCCGTCCGTCCTGGACCCGTTCTAGTTGTTGCTAGCATGGCCTTCCTTTGCAGCTTTACTCTTCATGGCGCCCCCATCACGGCGGCGGAGCCACATCCCCAAACCATGACATGACTACATGAGCGCTGCATACAAGCATCGTGTGCCCATAATATAAGTCCATCACGCACAACCGCTGTCAGATGTACTGTCAATTCATTCACTAGCGAACGGGCCGTGCGAATTTTACCAGAGGCAGTTAACTGATCTGatggaaatttttctggcagtttTTAGGTATTGTACCAGGTTAAGTTTCCCCATGCTAGAATCATTTATGATCTTCAGGCTAATTCGCAATTGGGTCAGTCGCCTTGTGTGACTAATCCAAGTCCAATCAAATGGCTTTTGTCTTTGAGGCTATCTCCAGCAACTTACTAATTTCTATACCTATATTTAAACTCTACTCTGCGAACAATGTAGTCTACAGTACAAAACGATGTTTTAGGTGACTATTTGTTTTCGATGGAAAACATGTTTTTTTTTGTTCGCCTTCACCGATCAAAAAAAAAAAATGGACAGTTTGGAATGCACCTGAAGAATTCAAGGAAGGACCAGCTGGATGCCGGAGGCCAAGCCATCAGTTGGCCAGGCACGTACGACAAATCGAACGAAGACAAGCATTTGCATTGCTCATAGAGTCGTTCCAGCTTGGTGACTACATTGGGCTTTTGGATTGCACCGATGATGCTTTCCAGACAGCCTAGGGGCAGAGGCTACATTGCGTAAGTGGCTACGACGCCACGCGTAGGGATTCGGAGGTTAAGAGGCAGTGACAAAACCTGCTGGAAATAAAAAAAAACTTGTGGATCAAACCAATTCGATTCCAGTATTCCTCGAATCCGCATAGAATGCTGTCGTGCTGACATTGTTGGGTGTCCTCTTGTGTGGCTTTTTTTAATGCCTCCAGGTGCTCTGATTTGTCAAGAGAGAGATCTAACTGGTTGTCAAGAAGCACTTGTCTACAGCCACGATCATGAGATACCGGTCTCCTGTCTCTGCTGGACTACTTGGCTTCATGAACACATACATAGTACATAACTTCTACAACTGCGCAGACCACAGTGAACTACATAGCATACAATATATGCATGTTTTGCACAGGATCAGATTACAGCGTACTGAGCACACATAAAAAAACTCCCAGTATTTCGCTGTACTGAGCACACATCAAATGCCTGTCATTCTTTTTTTTTTGCACTGATGTCCTAAAAATGTGCTGAACATTTGGTGGTTGCCCGCCACAGCGCGCCATCGCTAAGCTTCAGGGGCCGCCACAGTTTGGTGTGGCTAATCTCGGCCGGCAACCAAACACACAACCTTGGGCGTCTAATTTCCAACCGCTTGAATTGTGGTACATAGCCTCAAGACATGCTTGCCTGACCCGACTATAGGGAGAAGGACAGAGCTGCctgttgcaaaaacaaaacaaaaaaaagttTTTTTGCATCATTAGaggaagaaaaaaaaaacagagcAAATGCCACTGTGTACAACATAAACTTTACTAGAAGAGAACATGATCTGAGTCATTTTACTTCAGATGACGTCCACAGTTTCTATTGAAGTCTACAATGTCAAAAGCAGCAATAGTTTGTACTCGTACTCTaaacttagagcaactccaagataTTAGCTAAAAAGACTAGCCAAATTTACTGATGTAGCTACTCTCTAAAATAGATTTTAAAGAAAAGTGTAGGCTAATCCAACAGACTCGGTAAACCTACGGACTGAATAGAGAGTGAAGCAGGCTATCCAAAATTGAAGAGCGAAGATGAAGAAAtagagaaccactaaatttgaaGAGTCGTTTACCGAGTCTACTGAATACAATTTTCTTTTAATATTAGCTAAATTTATCTTTACAAAAATCATATACCTAgtctcttgaagttgctcttagtGAGAGAAAAACAAAATCTCCATAAATTTAGGCTTAAAAAGAAATACCTCCATAACGGAATCTAACGACGTGGCACTTCGGGGGCTTTCCTGGGAACCAGAAGGTCTCATATGTGACTCTATCATACGGAGCTGCTCGTAGACCTCCTTCAGCATGATGATCTGTTCTCTGCCAGTCCTAGGGTCGCCTAGCTCGACCATCTTCTCGCTTTGCACGCGCTTCAGCTTCGACATGGTCCGCTCAACACCGGCTGCTCGTGGCGAGTAAGTCCCGGAGCTCCGGCGCACATGCCTATCCACATTATTCATCGACCCAACCTTTCTTGTTTCAGCGAACCTAGACAGGTTGCGGGGGCCTCGCGCTTTGGTGACACCCCTGGGAGACAGTTGAGGTTCCTCTACTGTTGTTATTTCACTCCCAGTACACGAGGAATCAGTTGCTTTGTTGCTTCTCTTTGGAGTTTGGAGTGGGTCGACTTCGCTTAATGGATGAGCTACCAGTTCGCCAATTTCAGTACCAGCACAAGAATCCTTCAGCCTGACATGATTTACTACTGTGCATTCCATATCTCCCCTGGCCTGAACTGCTCCATCACTGCATATATCTGCCCCCGCTGAGAACGAGGAAGAACACGGAGGCTCATCCAAAGTCTGAGAGTCACGTACACAAGAATCCTTGAGGTGATCATGGTTTACCGCACATTCATTATCTTCCCTGGTCGGAACTTCTCCATCACTGCATATATCTGCCTGATGGCTCACCACTGAGAACGAGGAAGAGCACGGAGGCTCATCCAACGTCTCAGAGTCATCATGTACACAAGAATCCTTCAGTTGATCATGGTTTACTGTACAATCATTATCTTCCCTGGTCTGAACTGCTGCATCACTGCATATATCTGCCTGGTGACTCTCCACTGAGAACGAGGAAGAGCACGGAGGCTCATCCAACGTCTCAGAGTCATGTACACAAGAATCCTTGAGGTGATCATGGTTTACCGCACATTCATTATGTTCCCTGGTCGGAACTTCTCCATCACTGCATATATCTGCCTGGTGACTCACCACTGACAACGAGGAAGAGCACGGAGGCTCATCCGAAGTCTCAGACTCATGTACACAAGAATCCTTGAGTTGATCATGGTTTACTGTACATTCTTTGTCTTCCCTGGTCTGAACTGCTCCATCACTGCATATATCTGCCTGATGACTCACCACTGAGAATGAGGAACAACACGGAGGGTCATCCAAAGTCTGAGATTCACTTCCACTTCTTGGAGAATGTGCTTCTTCACCATGCTTTCCTCTAAAGTTCAAATCTGTTGCGAAGCTTTCCTTGGGCTCGAGAGCCATAACATCTATTGAAATCTGCTCACAACCGTCATCAGTCAGCCTGCTCCTTGCGGATGGTACTCCACCATTCTTCTTGATGTCCATATCTGTACACTGTTTATTCAACTGCAACGTTGGCAgagaggaatttcttttgattttATGACAAAGATTCTCCATGTTATTTCTTCCAAACAGAGATTTATCACTATCTATTGTCTCATCTGCAACGTCACAATCGTCAATGCCAGCATCCAGTAGCTTCTGTTTACACACCTGCAATTGGTACCTCAGATACGAGATCTCCAATTGTTTCAGCTCCACGACCTCCTTCAGAATATCCAGTGCTCTGTTAGTGTGGTTAATCTTTTCCTCAGCTATTCTCTTGTATTGCCATGCTTCCATTCTTTCTGCATCCTTCTCTTTTTGAAGCTTTCGGATCATTGACATGGCCGCACTTGCagcagttgctgaagcttctctTTCCACTTCTAACTCCATAAATAACCTTTTCATCATAATGTACTGGGCGAATATTGCTCTCTGTAACTGAACAGTATCGTTTTCTGCCATCTTGGTAAAAGACAGATTGTTATTCAATGTTTGTAATTTGCCTTAAGACGAGAATCTAAAGCCATCTGTCAGATCTGTACCATTTAAATATACATGGATCAGTGTCCTGAAAGATGCACTACAAAAAGTTGAGTTGCCTAATCCTATGCACGACTTCAGGAGCTTATTAAATCTATATTCTCAACAAACAGACACTAGATTATGTCATAATTAGATATATGTATTATCTCTACTTCTCTAGTAGTTGATAACTGCATAGATGAGCAGAGAGCATCTGAGAGAGGACATAAAAAAAACCTTGACATGCTCGAACATTACATTAATAAGATATTCTCACGCATGACGAGAAAACCCTCAAACCCCTATACCACTCATACAAAGCGGCACCGTAGCCCATATGACAACTACCACGACAGGGGTCAATCTTTAGACCGTGCTTTGACGTGGACAGACGAGATATTTTTTAACCTCAACataaaattcgctcccacggggagtcgaactGAAGTCCTAAGGAGtgatactcagaccacctaaccaactcagctagtggACATAGCACCAGTTGTGTGTAGAAAAGGTCTGAGGATATCCACGGAGTTACCCAACCATAAGCTTGGACCTCACGTGGGCATCCTTGCGAGGACTTCAACAAAGACtatggtgaaacttatgcactttTCAATACCTTGGTAAAAATAGAGTAAAATGCACCAGCGGTCCTTAAACTTGACACGATGTGTCATTTAGGCCTCGAAATGAGTCCTTGAATTTTGCTGACCCATGCAAAATCGTCCAAAACCAGATTTGCTCAAACTGGATAGCGACGTGGCATTGCCACGTTATAGCCTGCCCACACCTGTCGGGTGCCACCTATTACGCATAGTCCCTAAACTTGGCATGTTGTGTCATTTAGGTCCTCAAACTTGGCACGTTATATCACTTGGGTCCCTAAACTTTCGTTAGTGCCCTTCAGCGTGGCACACCACATCAGCATCCGGTTTGAGAAAATCCGATTTTGAACGATTTTGTAGGGGTCGACTAAGTTCAAGGACATGTTTTCCTGGTTTTCTAAGTTCGAGGCCTAAGTGACACATCGTGCCAAGTTTGAGGACCGCGGATGCATTTTACTCGTAAAAATACCCATCGTCGATATCTCCATCACTTTTAAGCTTCTGCATTTATATCGTGTGCCTTGGTtttatgctttttattttctAGCTTATTTGATAAGCAGGTTGATAGGTTTAAAACATAGAGTGCATAGCTCTTTGCGGTAGAGACAGAAATACTTAGTCCAAACCATAGTTGCACATAGACAATTTATTTATCGCATAGATTCTGACTCGGCGAAAATTAGAGACCTCAATTTAAGAAATATTttgcctaattcaccccctcttacatGTGAAGTGCCCTACAACATGTTAACTCCACATCCAAGGTTGATGAAAATTAAcaaccatgaaaaggatgatgttGGTAACAAAGAATGATCTAGTGCTCAACATAGAAAAGTGATAGAAGAAAAGCAAAATACAAGGGTTTAAAGTAAAGATATAATCTAGATAATTTTGTTTCATCGATCAAGATGCAATAGATTGTCTAATCAGATTTAGGATAAATGATCGTACTTTAAGATTAGAGTCTAATTAGACAACTCTAGGTGTGGAAACATATGTATTTCATATAGGCCTAAGTGACACATGTAAGAGCAAGCGAAAATGTTTGTTAAAAACACTTCAGAAAATGTTAACTATACTCTGATATGTTTGGAAAAACATTTGAACGGTTAGCGTGCTTGAGAATAGATGAGAAAATGTTCTCAGTGCAGTTTTTCAGAAGACACTGGACATGTATGGTAGAGTACTGGACATGTGATGGGAGCATAAATAATGCATAATTTTTAGCCAAGCACCATGGTGTCCGATATGCACTGGATATGGTGCATCAGATGTGTTCAATAAGGCATCGAATAGAACATCAGAAAAGGCACCTAGAGAGCATGTCAAATGAGCACTTCAACTATGTAGTATACTAGATATGCCCACTGTGGCACCGAACATGATACTCAGAGAACATGTAAATTGCACACTTTGGTGCAACACTCACCAGACATGTCTAGTGGTGTGTCCAGTTAGTGTACTGGATACTTGACATAGTTAGCAACTAATTTATAGCCTTTGGAATTGTAGTCGTTGGAAAGACAATGGAAATGTCTGGTGTAGAAATCAGTGGTGCACCAAACATGTCCGAGGGCTCTGATTTCTATGCACCAAAAGGTAATGGTTAGATTTCATGTTACGGCTACAAATAGACCCCTTGACCGATCTTGGTTGGCATCCCTTCACTCCTTGCACTTGAGAACATCTCCTTGGACTAGAGAAACACACTCCACTCATATCTTGTAGTTCATCATTTACTTGAGATTGTAGAGCTTCTAATGCATCGCAAGTAGTTGTTTCATCCTATGGCACTATTTGAGCAGgctcttgttactcttggtgatttcCGTCACCTAAATGCTCTAGAGTTCGTGGGATTGTTGAACGACTATTGGAGATTACCGTTGAATCCGACCATCATTGTGAGGGACTCTTGTGGTCAATCCCCATGGTAGATTTATAAAAAACAACCCCAGTAAAATAGTATCTTGTTAGAGTCTCTCTAGTGTGGTTCTTATGATGCCCTTATTATGGGCTTGGCATGTGATGCCAATTAGCACATGAACCACGTAGCTTGGACTCATCATAACGAGAACGTAGGTTATCGGCAAGCAATCGAACCTCAAGGATAATACTTGTGCCATTCCTTAGACTGTGTGGATTGTACTCCTTACCTACTCTTACAATTACATCTATTTACTTGTACAATATTTGCTCTACTAGACTTATGTAGATTATATCGAGTAATACTATTGTTATTCTCTTGCTAGTAAGTACTTTACTTCGTTCAATATACACTAGAGATCAAGCTACTAGTTTGTCTAGTGGGCTTCCATAAAGTAAATAGTGCTACAAGTGTTTTCTTTCGTGCCACCTTTGATAGTAATTATCTTTGCTCTAGCGATAGTTATGTTCTTGAAGGATAATTTTTATAGACCATTCATCCTCCTCTAGCCATCTATGTCATGTATCTAGGTCATAACTATTACACTCCTATTAGGGTAAGGATAGGGTTTTACTGTATTTACCCAATTATCCTATTGTAATGGGTTTGGCCCACCTAACTCATCCATATATTATACTTCCAACCCTAGATTAGGGTTAGGTTTTCACATCTTTCAATAGGCTACAGAGCTAGATCTTCTTTTctatccctcctctcctccctcctaATCGCTAGCCACCCCTAGACAACCGTTGCCGGATCTTATCGCCGACCCCTCCCCTGTCGTggcc
It contains:
- the LOC103643261 gene encoding uncharacterized protein; the encoded protein is MAENDTVQLQRAIFAQYIMMKRLFMELEVEREASATAASAAMSMIRKLQKEKDAERMEAWQYKRIAEEKINHTNRALDILKEVVELKQLEISYLRYQLQVCKQKLLDAGIDDCDVADETIDSDKSLFGRNNMENLCHKIKRNSSLPTLQLNKQCTDMDIKKNGGVPSARSRLTDDGCEQISIDVMALEPKESFATDLNFRGKHGEEAHSPRSGSESQTLDDPPCCSSFSVVSHQADICSDGAVQTREDKECTVNHDQLKDSCVHESETSDEPPCSSSLSVVSHQADICSDGEVPTREHNECAVNHDHLKDSCVHDSETLDEPPCSSSFSVESHQADICSDAAVQTREDNDCTVNHDQLKDSCVHDDSETLDEPPCSSSFSVVSHQADICSDGEVPTREDNECAVNHDHLKDSCVRDSQTLDEPPCSSSFSAGADICSDGAVQARGDMECTVVNHVRLKDSCAGTEIGELVAHPLSEVDPLQTPKRSNKATDSSCTGSEITTVEEPQLSPRGVTKARGPRNLSRFAETRKVGSMNNVDRHVRRSSGTYSPRAAGVERTMSKLKRVQSEKMVELGDPRTGREQIIMLKEVYEQLRMIESHMRPSGSQESPRSATSLDSVMEAALSFSL